Genomic DNA from Halorussus rarus:
CAGTCGGCTCGACGACCGTTTCCTCGATACCGGCTGATGCCCACAGACGTGCACATGGAAAGGCATTAATCCGCTCTGTCTGTACAGATGAGTGAATGAGTCTCTCCGAGTCAGACCGCGAACTCGTCGTCGCCGAACTCGGTCGCGAGCCGACCCCGGCGGAGGCGGCGCTGTTCGAGAACCTCTGGAGCGAACACTGCGCGTACCGGTCGTCGCGACCGCTGCTCTCGGCCTTCGATTCGGAGGGCGAGCGGGTCGTCGTGGGACCCGGCGACGACGCCGCGGTCGTGGAAGTCGCCGACGGCACGCATATCACGATGGGAATCGAGAGCCACAACCACCCGTCGTTCGTCGACCCCTACGACGGCGCGGCCACCGGCGTCGGCGGCATCGTTCGCGACACCCTCTCGATGGGCGCCTACCCCATCGCGCTCGCGGACTCGCTGTACTTCGGCGACTTCGACCGCGAGCACTCGCGGTACCTGCTGGAGGGCGTCGTGGAGGGCATCTCTGACTACGGCAACTCCATCGGCGTGCCGACGGTCGCGGGGAGTGCGGCGTTCCACCCCGACTACGAGGGCAACCCGCTGGTCAACGTGGCCTGCGTCGGCCTGCTGGACGAGGAGCGCCTGGTGACCGCGGACGCGAAGGAGCCGGGCGACAAGCTGGTGCTGGTCGGGAACGCGACCGGCCGCGACGGGCTGGGCGGCGCGAGCTTCGCCAGCGAGGACCTCTCGGAGGACGCCGAGACCGAGGACCGACCCGCGGTGCAGGTCGGCGACCCCTACACCGAGAAGCTGCTCGTCGAGGCCAGCGAGGCGCTGCTCGACCGCGATTTGGTCGAGGCCGCGCGGGACCTCGGCGCGGCCGGCCTCGGCGGCGCGTCCAGCGAGATGGTCGCGAAGGGCGGTCTCGGGGCCGACATCCGGCTGGAGGACGTCCACCAGCGCGAGCCGAACATGAACGCCCTGGAGATCCTGCTCGCCGAGTCCCAGGAGCGGATGTGCTACGAGGTCCGGGCCGAGAACGTCGACGCCGTCCGGCAGGTGGCCGAGAAGTACGATCTGGGCTGCTCGGTCATCGGCGAGGTCACGGAGGGCAACTACGTCTGCACCTTCGAGGGCGAGACCGTCGTCGACGTCGACGCCGAGTTCCTCGGCGACGGCGCGCCGATGAACGACCTGGCCGCCGAGGAACCGTCTCAGCCGGGACGGGACCTGCCGGACGTCGACCTCCCCGACGCCTTCGAGTCGGTCGTCGGGCACCCGAACACCGCGAGCAAGCGCTGGATTTACCGGCAGTACGACCACGAGGTCCAGGTACGGACCGCCACGGGGCCGGGCGACGACGCCGCGGTGCTGGCGCTCCGCGAAGCGAACACCGGCCTCGCCATCTCCTCGGGCGCGGAACCCAACTGGACGACGGCCGCCCCGTACGACGGCGCCCGGGCGGTCGCGCTGGAGAACGCGACCAATCTCGCCGCGAAGGGCGCGACGCCGCTGGCGGCGGTCGACTGCCTGAACGGCGGCAACCCCGAGAAGCCGGACGTGTACGGGGGCTTCGAAGGCATCGTCGACGGGCTGGCCGACATGTGCCGAGAACTCGGCGCGCCGGTAGTCGGCGGCAACGTCTCGCTGTACAACGACTCCCCCTCGGGGCCGATTCCGCCGACGCCCACGCTGGCGATGACCGGGACCAAGGAGGGGTACGACGCACCGCCCGCCGCGCTCGCGGGCGAGGGAACCCTGCTCGTCGTCGGCCACGACGGCGGGAATCGACTCGGCGGCTCGGAGTTTCTGGCGCAGGCCGGCGGGACCGACCGCTTCCCCGCGCTGCCCGAGAACCCCCGCGAGGTCGTGGAGGCGCTCGCCGGCGTCGCGGACGAGGAGGCGACCCTCGCGGTCCACGACGTGAGCCACGGCGGTCTCGCGGTCGCGCTCGCCGAGGTAATCACCGAGGAGGCTGGGGCCGACGTGACGGTCGAGAGCGGCGAGGCGCTGTTCGCCGAGACGCCCGGCCGTGCGGTCGTCGAGACGACCGACCCCGACGCGGTCCGGGCGACCTTCGACGGCGTCGCGCCGGTGTCGGAACTCGGTACTGCGGACGAGTCGGGCGCGCTCGACCTGACCGCGGGTGGGGAGTCGATGCGCTACGACGCCGCGGAGATCGCGACGCTGCGGGACGTGCTGGCGCGCGAGCTCGACTGAAGCGGCAGTTCAGAGGCGCCTGCGGAAAATTATACTCTTCGCTCGGTCTGCAGTGCTCGGAACGGATTCCGCGTCGGTCAGGACAGCACGAGCGGGACCGCGAACGCGATCGCCAGTCCGATCGCGAGGACCGCGAAGCCGACGCCGACTTGCGAGGAGCTGAACTCCTGCATCGGCGAGGTCACGCGGTCCATCTCCTCGGCCTCGTGGCCGTGGATGTCGTCGGTGTGGTCGTCCATCTCGGCGTAGTCGTCGTGGTCGACCTCGAGGTTCTCGCTGTCGTCGGCGTCAACGCGGTCGTCTTCGTCGTGCTCGGTCATACTAGGTGGTTCCGGGGCCTCCCACTTAAGCGCAACCAAACCTAAACCGCCGGGACCCGAACCACGGACCCGATGGGGGAGGAAGTCAGCACGTCAGCAGACGAGAGTAGCGATGCGGCGGACGCGAGCCGTGTCCTCGGAGACGGGGGTCGAGACCCCGAAGACGACGGCCGGAACACCGACGGGGTCGACTGGAGCGCCGTCGACGCCGACCGCGAGTGGTGGAAGGAGTCGGTCGTCTACCAGATCTACCCGCGGAGCTTCTTCGACGCCGACGGCGACGGCGTCGGCGACTTGCGGGGCGTCGAGGAGAAACTGGACTACCTCGTCGCTCTCGGCGTGGACGTGGTGTGGCTCAACCCGGTCTACGACTCGCCGAACGCGGACAACGGCTACGACATCCGGGACTACCGGGCCATCATGGACGAGTTCGGCACGATGGACGACTACGACCGGCTGCTGGAGGGTTTCCACGACCGGGACATCCGGCTCATCATGGACCTGGTGGTCAACCACACCTCCGACGAACACGAGTGGTTCCGGCGGTCGCGCGAGTCGACCGACGGCGACTACCGCGACTTCTACATCTGGCGCGAGGGCCGGGGCGACGGCCCAGGCGGCAAGGGGGAGCCGCCCAACAACTGGGAGTCGGCGTTCGGCGGATCGGCCTGGACCTACGACGAGCGGACGGAGGCGTACTACCTCCACCTCTTCGACGAGAAGCAGCCCGACCTCAACTGGGACAACCCCGAGGTCCGCGCCCGGGTCTACGACATGATGGAGTGGTGGCTCGACAGGGGCATCGACGGCTTCCGGATGGACGTCATCGACCTCATCTCGAAGGCCGAGGGGCTGCCCGACGGCGACCCCGACTCGGGGTGGACCGGCGCCGAGCACTTCATGACCGGACCCCGCGCCCACGAGTTCGTCGCCGAGATGTACGAGGAGGTGCTGGAAGGCAGGGACGTGATGACGGTCGGCGAGATGCCCGGCGCGACCGTCGAGGAGGCCCGGCAGTACCTCGTCCCGGACGGCGACGGGCTGGACATGATCTTCCACTTCGAGCACGTCAGCCTCGACCACGGCGAGAGCGGCGACCGGTGGAGCGTCGGCGACCTGGACCTCGCGGAGTTCAAGCAGGTCGTCGCGAAGTGGCAGACCGGCCTGTACGGCGAGGGCTGGAACAGCGTCTACCTCGGCAACCACGACTGGCCCCGGATGGTCTCGCGGTTCGGCGACGACGGCCTCTACCGCATCGAGTCGGCCAAGCTGCTGGCCACGCTACTCTTCACCCTCCGGGGGACGCCGTACGTCTACCAGGGCGACGAGATCGGCATGACGAACTTCCCGTTCGAGCGGGAGTCGCAGGTCCGGGACGTCAGCGCCCGGAACTTCGTCGAGCGGAAGCGCGAACAGGGGTGGGAGATGGACGACATCCTCGAGGTCGTGAGCCACCGCGGCCGGGACAACGCCCGGACGCCGATGCAGTGGTCCGACGGCGAGCACGCGGGCTTCACCGAGGGCGAGCCCTGGATGCCGGTCAACCCGAACTACGACGCAGTGAACGTCGCCGAAGCGACGGCGCGGGAGGACTCGATCTGGCACTACTACCGGGAACTCATCGAGTTCCGGCAGTCGACGCCGGTCGCCGTCTACGGCGACTTCGAGCTCCTCCTGCCCGACGACCCGGACGTCTTCGCCTACCTCCGGACGCTCGCCGACGACCGCCTGCTGACGGTCCTGAATCTCTCGGAGGGGACGCCGACGTTCACGCTACCGGAGAGCGTCTCGTACGACGACGCCGACTGCGTCCTCCACAACTATGCGGTCGACGCCGAGGCGCCCCGGTCGTTCGAACTGCGACCCTGGGAGGCCCGAGTGTACGAACTGGAGTGAGGGTCGGACGTGTCCTAATCGGCCCGAAGAATAGTTCTGTGACGGTGGGTTTCTGAGGCCCGCGCACGCTGGCGCGACCTGGTGTCGCGCCATCGTCCTGCGAGGGACGAGTGAGCGAAGCGAACGAGGAGCTAGGGAGGTTCGAGGCTCTCGCTCGGTGATACAGCAGACTAAGACGCGCTCGCCTCCGCGAATCGCGGTCTGGGTGGATGAAAGGGGCCGCGGGCTCGCGAGCCCGCGGGGGCTTTCTGAAACGTTATCCCACCGACTCGGCTGTTCGCTCTCGTAGTCGCGCCACCACAGTTTTTCGAAGTAAAACCAACTCCCCTTCGAAGAACTACTCGTCCTCGTAGTGGACCGTCTCGTCCACCGCCGGAATCATCTTCGTCGCGTCCATGTCGAGGAACGACGCGGCGTCCTCCTGGACCTCGGCGCCCGGCTCGGACTCGAACGACTCGTTCATCGCGCCGGGGTCGTCGAACCAAAGCTGCGCCACGTAGTCGTAGCCGGCCTTCTCCGGGTCGGTCGGGACCGAGGAGGTGTACCGCCGCAGATTCGGCAGGTCGTTCACCAGCGGCGCGTGCTCCTCGCGCATGTACTCGATGCACTCCTCGTGGGTCGTGCCGTCGGCCCGGGACGCCAGGATCACCATCTTGCAGGTCATGCGGTTCCGGGAGTTCGGCGCGCGCAGTAGTCAAAGTTTGGATGGCGCGATAAGTGTTAGATATCCCATGAATCAAAGCGTCCTTGTACGCTCGCGCCGGAGTACGACCAATGACCGACGGCAGGGTCATCGCCGAGATTCGGCTCACTCACCCCGAGCTCGTGCTGACCCGGACCATCCGGGCGGTCCCGGAGATGACCACCGAACTGGAGTACCAGACGATCGCCGGCCCGGAGTCGTACTACCTGTTCTTCAAGGTGTCCGGCGGCGACTTCGACGCGTTCGACGCCGCCGTCGCCGAGGACCCGACGGTCGGCGAGAGCGTCGTGACCGTTGAGGGCGATGACTTCCGCATCTACCGGATGCTGCTGGCCTCCGCCGACCACCTGGTGTTGCCCGAGGCGGCCAACCTCGGCATGCGGATACTCCGCGCTAGAGACTCGGACCCCGACGGCGGCTGGCTCGCCACGCTGGAGGTCCCCGAACTGGCGGCGCTCCAGCGGTTCCGCGACCACTGCGCCGACCGGGGCGTCGACTTCGCGGTCGTCCGGCTCTACCGCGCCGACGACGACGACGGCTCGGAGTTCGGCCTGACGCCGGTCCAGCGCGACACGCTGGTCGCCGCCTACGAGCACGGCTACTTCGAGAATCCCCGAGACGCGTCGGTCGGCGACCTGGGCGACCTGCTCGGCGTCTCGCCGTCGGCCGTGAGCGGGCGGCTCCGACGCGGGATCCGAAATCTGGTCGAGTCGACGCTGCTGCGCTGAACGGCGCCGTCTTAAAACCTCCAGAATGCCGCGTCCACCTTCAACCGTCTGCCCGGACTACTTCCGGCGATGACCGACCCGACTGCGCAGTCTCGGCCCGAACCGCTTTACCGGACGACGCACGACTTCTCCGACGGACGCTCTCTTCAGCTCGCCATCGTCGAGGCGCTCGCTGCGACCGAGAACGCTCCGCGGACCGCGGTGCGCCCGCTGTACCTGTCGGTCGAAACCGACTCGCTCGAGAGCCTGTTCGCCCACGCGGAGGCCCGCGACGCGACCCTCGACGTGACCTTCGACGTGGAAGACTACCGGGTCGAGGTCGACAGCGACGGGCGGGTCGCGGTCTACGAGGCGGACGGCGAGGGCGTCGAATTCGGCGAGGGTGAGGGATGCGAAGCCGGCGAGAACGGTATCGACGTCGACGAGAGCGACGGAACCGG
This window encodes:
- the purL gene encoding phosphoribosylformylglycinamidine synthase subunit PurL; translation: MSLSESDRELVVAELGREPTPAEAALFENLWSEHCAYRSSRPLLSAFDSEGERVVVGPGDDAAVVEVADGTHITMGIESHNHPSFVDPYDGAATGVGGIVRDTLSMGAYPIALADSLYFGDFDREHSRYLLEGVVEGISDYGNSIGVPTVAGSAAFHPDYEGNPLVNVACVGLLDEERLVTADAKEPGDKLVLVGNATGRDGLGGASFASEDLSEDAETEDRPAVQVGDPYTEKLLVEASEALLDRDLVEAARDLGAAGLGGASSEMVAKGGLGADIRLEDVHQREPNMNALEILLAESQERMCYEVRAENVDAVRQVAEKYDLGCSVIGEVTEGNYVCTFEGETVVDVDAEFLGDGAPMNDLAAEEPSQPGRDLPDVDLPDAFESVVGHPNTASKRWIYRQYDHEVQVRTATGPGDDAAVLALREANTGLAISSGAEPNWTTAAPYDGARAVALENATNLAAKGATPLAAVDCLNGGNPEKPDVYGGFEGIVDGLADMCRELGAPVVGGNVSLYNDSPSGPIPPTPTLAMTGTKEGYDAPPAALAGEGTLLVVGHDGGNRLGGSEFLAQAGGTDRFPALPENPREVVEALAGVADEEATLAVHDVSHGGLAVALAEVITEEAGADVTVESGEALFAETPGRAVVETTDPDAVRATFDGVAPVSELGTADESGALDLTAGGESMRYDAAEIATLRDVLARELD
- a CDS encoding DUF7550 family protein, translating into MTEHDEDDRVDADDSENLEVDHDDYAEMDDHTDDIHGHEAEEMDRVTSPMQEFSSSQVGVGFAVLAIGLAIAFAVPLVLS
- a CDS encoding glycoside hydrolase family 13 protein; this translates as MGEEVSTSADESSDAADASRVLGDGGRDPEDDGRNTDGVDWSAVDADREWWKESVVYQIYPRSFFDADGDGVGDLRGVEEKLDYLVALGVDVVWLNPVYDSPNADNGYDIRDYRAIMDEFGTMDDYDRLLEGFHDRDIRLIMDLVVNHTSDEHEWFRRSRESTDGDYRDFYIWREGRGDGPGGKGEPPNNWESAFGGSAWTYDERTEAYYLHLFDEKQPDLNWDNPEVRARVYDMMEWWLDRGIDGFRMDVIDLISKAEGLPDGDPDSGWTGAEHFMTGPRAHEFVAEMYEEVLEGRDVMTVGEMPGATVEEARQYLVPDGDGLDMIFHFEHVSLDHGESGDRWSVGDLDLAEFKQVVAKWQTGLYGEGWNSVYLGNHDWPRMVSRFGDDGLYRIESAKLLATLLFTLRGTPYVYQGDEIGMTNFPFERESQVRDVSARNFVERKREQGWEMDDILEVVSHRGRDNARTPMQWSDGEHAGFTEGEPWMPVNPNYDAVNVAEATAREDSIWHYYRELIEFRQSTPVAVYGDFELLLPDDPDVFAYLRTLADDRLLTVLNLSEGTPTFTLPESVSYDDADCVLHNYAVDAEAPRSFELRPWEARVYELE
- a CDS encoding EthD family reductase, coding for MTCKMVILASRADGTTHEECIEYMREEHAPLVNDLPNLRRYTSSVPTDPEKAGYDYVAQLWFDDPGAMNESFESEPGAEVQEDAASFLDMDATKMIPAVDETVHYEDE
- a CDS encoding helix-turn-helix domain-containing protein, with the protein product MTDGRVIAEIRLTHPELVLTRTIRAVPEMTTELEYQTIAGPESYYLFFKVSGGDFDAFDAAVAEDPTVGESVVTVEGDDFRIYRMLLASADHLVLPEAANLGMRILRARDSDPDGGWLATLEVPELAALQRFRDHCADRGVDFAVVRLYRADDDDGSEFGLTPVQRDTLVAAYEHGYFENPRDASVGDLGDLLGVSPSAVSGRLRRGIRNLVESTLLR
- a CDS encoding HalOD1 output domain-containing protein encodes the protein MTDPTAQSRPEPLYRTTHDFSDGRSLQLAIVEALAATENAPRTAVRPLYLSVETDSLESLFAHAEARDATLDVTFDVEDYRVEVDSDGRVAVYEADGEGVEFGEGEGCEAGENGIDVDESDGTGDRRAERPRA